One Euphorbia lathyris chromosome 1, ddEupLath1.1, whole genome shotgun sequence DNA segment encodes these proteins:
- the LOC136206059 gene encoding histone H1 has translation MLILINCEILRLRLIFMATDQENVAAATVEQPLPEPEPEPEPVKDEKEKKPRAAREKKPKQPKTASHPPYFQMIKEAVTALNEKSGSSPYAIAKYMEEKHKAVLPANFKKILGLQLKNSAARGKLIKIKASYKLSETGKKGGNNEMEKNKKKKPQGGRRISRRKTRSVNKKTEAAAKKPKKSTSGKAKQPKSIKSPASKRTRKSAAMVASAS, from the exons ATGCTCATACTTATCAACTGTGAAATTCTCCGTCTCCGATTGATATTCATGGCGACCGACCAAGAAAACGTAGCGGCAGCCACCGTGGAGCAGCCGCTGCCTGAGCCTGAGCCTGAGCCTGAGCCTGTAAAGgatgagaaggagaagaaacccAGGGCTGCGAGAGAAAAGAAGCCTAAGCAGCCAAAAACAGCTTCTCATCCTCCATATTTTCAG ATGATAAAAGAAGCTGTTACGGCGTTGAACGAGAAGAGTGGATCAAGCCCATACGCGATAGCCAAATACATGGAAGAGAAGCACAAGGCAGTGCTGCCGGCGAATTTTAAGAAAATATTAGGTTTGCAATTGAAAAACTCGGcagcaagaggaaagctgattaAGATAAAGGCGTCTTATAAGCTAtcagaaacaggaaagaaagGAGGTAATAATGAAatggagaagaacaagaagaagaaaccgcaaggaggaagaagaattagCAGGAGAAAGACGAGGTCTGTGAATAAAAAAACAGAGGCTGCAGCAAAGAAGCCTAAAAAATCAACTTCTGGTAAAGCTAAACAGCCTAAATCTATCAAATCTCCTGCTTCCAAGAGAACCAGGAAGTCTGCTGCAATGGTTGCTTCAGCTTCTTGA